One Chitinophagaceae bacterium C216 genomic window carries:
- a CDS encoding SusD-like protein produces the protein MKHSLYTLLIALVAFGFQGCKKFLDRPPLTSENDETAWSSENNLRLYANKFYPTFFTGYGTNFSNEADAAMLGFQFSDDVLLRGNQGNFTRSVPNSSIWSYTTIRSINIMLDRIENRMKGILDEGAYRHWTGIGRFFRAMEYSNIVTSFGDVPYYDYVPLDTDLDDLYKPRTPRNTVMDAVYDDLVYALENVRLNDGSQQVNRYVVAGFVTRIALREGSWQKYYYNNIQRANKFFQLAVTAGDMLISSGKYDIVTDFRSLFASNSLEGNKDVILYRHYDPAVGVTHAVATYNNLSESIAFGPTTDLIKAFICVDGLPYQQSTVPNATSFNLSNMIKTRDSRLEATFYDKPTPKNVASYWYINKFIPRSVIAQVEAGGTPPTEFSSSRNHTDYPVFRYAEALLNWIEAKAELGTVTQGDIDVSINKIRNRPLAPEAIAKGVQKTAPMDLGALPNDPARDPSVNPLLWEIRRERRMEFAFEYSRFQDLKRWKKLEYMDTDARPDLLTGGYVDFPAESPSSLTASNAGQIAVVNDGVVTVYNGTNNASMRGFFRTTNTNGRQPFLGLPNVNPYLTPVGRNQMEDYRKNGYVLAQTEGWPEYE, from the coding sequence ATGAAACATTCATTATATACCTTATTGATCGCATTGGTGGCGTTCGGCTTCCAGGGTTGTAAAAAGTTCCTGGACAGACCACCGCTGACCTCAGAAAATGATGAAACGGCTTGGTCGTCAGAGAATAATCTGAGACTCTATGCCAATAAGTTTTATCCTACATTTTTTACGGGATATGGAACAAACTTTAGTAATGAGGCCGATGCTGCTATGTTAGGCTTTCAGTTTAGCGATGATGTGTTGCTGAGAGGTAACCAAGGAAATTTTACACGCTCTGTGCCTAACAGTAGTATTTGGAGCTATACTACCATTCGGTCCATCAACATTATGTTGGACAGAATTGAAAATAGAATGAAAGGCATTTTGGATGAGGGGGCCTATCGTCATTGGACAGGTATAGGTCGATTCTTCCGTGCGATGGAGTATTCCAATATTGTAACCTCATTTGGGGATGTGCCTTACTATGATTATGTGCCATTGGATACCGATCTGGATGATTTGTACAAACCTCGTACACCACGCAATACCGTTATGGATGCAGTGTACGACGATTTGGTTTATGCCTTGGAAAATGTGAGATTGAATGATGGAAGCCAGCAGGTAAACAGATATGTAGTAGCAGGCTTCGTTACCAGAATTGCATTGAGGGAAGGCTCTTGGCAAAAGTATTACTACAATAACATTCAGCGTGCAAATAAATTCTTCCAACTCGCAGTAACTGCTGGTGACATGCTCATTAGTAGTGGTAAGTATGATATTGTTACCGATTTCCGTTCGCTGTTTGCATCCAATTCTTTAGAAGGTAATAAGGATGTAATTCTCTATCGTCATTACGATCCGGCGGTCGGAGTGACTCATGCCGTTGCTACCTATAATAACCTTTCCGAGTCTATAGCTTTTGGTCCTACTACAGACCTTATAAAAGCATTCATTTGTGTGGATGGCTTGCCTTATCAGCAGTCTACCGTCCCCAATGCTACAAGCTTTAATCTGTCAAACATGATTAAAACCCGGGACTCCAGACTGGAGGCAACTTTTTACGACAAGCCTACACCAAAAAATGTGGCTAGCTACTGGTATATCAACAAGTTTATACCTCGTAGTGTGATTGCTCAGGTAGAAGCTGGTGGCACTCCGCCTACAGAGTTCTCCAGCAGTCGCAACCATACCGATTATCCTGTTTTCAGATATGCTGAAGCTTTGCTCAACTGGATTGAAGCAAAAGCCGAACTAGGAACCGTAACTCAGGGTGATATTGATGTTTCTATCAACAAAATAAGAAACAGACCTCTTGCACCAGAAGCTATAGCTAAAGGGGTACAGAAGACAGCACCGATGGATTTGGGAGCATTACCCAACGATCCGGCAAGAGATCCTTCTGTGAATCCATTATTGTGGGAGATTCGAAGAGAAAGACGTATGGAGTTTGCGTTTGAGTATTCACGTTTCCAAGATTTGAAACGCTGGAAAAAACTCGAGTATATGGATACCGATGCACGTCCGGACCTGCTAACAGGAGGATATGTGGATTTTCCTGCAGAGTCACCTAGCAGTCTTACTGCCTCTAATGCGGGTCAGATTGCAGTGGTAAATGATGGAGTGGTAACTGTGTACAATGGTACCAACAATGCATCAATGCGCGGTTTCTTCCGTACTACCAACACCAATGGTCGTCAACCATTCTTGGGATTGCCTAATGTGAATCCTTATCTGACTCCAGTAGGTAGAAACCAGATGGAAGATTATAGGAAGAATGGTTATGTGCTGGCGCAAACCGAAGGTTGGCCTGAATATGAATAA
- a CDS encoding TonB-dependent receptor P39, which translates to MRKAIVSTVLLWLLCCMIPGVAFTQTRTITGTVTDDGGNAIQGATVSVKGTARATSTNQEGAFSIMARTGDVLEVTMVGYGTQSVVVGSSDYVTVVLKLADSNLDEVVVVGYGTQKKSNITGAITNVDVDKVLGSRPIPDVGRGLQGAVPGLSVRIPSGEVGSDPLIRIRGFVGSIQGSSAPLILVDNVEVPSIQLINPNDVESISILKDASAASIYGAKAAFGVILITTKKGSKKEGADLTYSNNFSWQMPFKKLELAGIDGLQYTLDAHNNMGSSGPAGGFWRIDSASLEKAKEWQRLYGKTVKPTDPVVYGRDWYWDGIQKFGYRIYDPISVMIKDYTFTQNHNLSLNGRSNKTLYNIGFGYLNQTGMMKPAKHDDFNRFTANFKVSNQVNDFISVRAGGLYSDRLKRYPNSTNSSGFAADPWLYLYRWSLLFPTGVKELGEEIRDPYWDTKNTNTVYDQRRYLNLTFGTTIDLTKNWQIIADYTYDFRNETLNSSLPEITLREHWYSAIPWVDENGDRVYVDSAGNIVDVGGMPGWRFPLSNYVTKENSYVYQSSWNAFRHTVNAYSTYNWRPGLKNAFKFTLGTNIVANRWKSHSSKKTQLFNKDNPQFNFADGIETVTGGENWDSQLGYFGRINYAYADKYLFEGNLRYDATSIFPAHMRWKWYPSFSAGWVLTEEQFMEGVRPVLSYAKLRGSWGTIGDQSVANSLYISTMNYSKNSWLNSNGEQSLQLGTPAPVSANLTWQDIETLDLGTDLRFFKNKFGIVFDWYQRKTKNMIIPGLALPATFGASAPQGNYGNLRTRGWEVAVDFNHRFESGLGINVMANLSDAVTYVTKGPDWNIPWEDRNVDGTFTTGKRYGDVYGYVTDRLFQKDDFVYDANGNFVYEYIIFQGTTKRVHKLAGNNPVYQTIFEDGAVRMISPGDVKFVDIDGDGYITPGRGTFGDPGDRVVIGNVLPRYEYGFRIGLDYKSFDFSVMGQGVGKRAIWGSGQLAIPGYYAKEGAMPQAIAGNYWRPDRTDAFYPRAWDLGGANSGFTMVPQTRYMLNMAYFRIKNITLGYNVAPNILQRIKMKKARLYVSFENFITFDKLRGLPIDPEAISGESMLLTNGNYNLGRTGTNNPTFKIASFGMNITL; encoded by the coding sequence ATGAGGAAAGCAATTGTAAGTACTGTTTTGCTGTGGTTGCTATGCTGCATGATTCCTGGCGTAGCATTTACCCAGACCCGTACAATAACGGGTACCGTTACTGATGATGGCGGAAATGCCATTCAAGGAGCTACTGTTTCCGTGAAGGGAACAGCTAGAGCCACCTCTACAAATCAAGAAGGAGCTTTTTCCATTATGGCTCGTACGGGCGACGTATTGGAAGTTACTATGGTGGGGTATGGAACGCAAAGTGTAGTGGTGGGTAGCTCGGATTATGTGACTGTTGTACTGAAGCTTGCAGATTCTAATCTCGACGAAGTAGTGGTTGTAGGTTACGGTACACAAAAGAAAAGTAATATTACCGGCGCCATTACCAATGTGGATGTAGACAAGGTGTTGGGGAGTCGTCCTATTCCGGATGTGGGTAGAGGCTTACAAGGTGCAGTGCCCGGTTTATCAGTTCGTATTCCTAGTGGTGAAGTAGGGTCCGATCCTTTAATCCGTATCAGAGGCTTTGTGGGATCCATACAAGGATCCAGTGCTCCATTAATACTGGTGGACAACGTGGAAGTTCCCAGTATCCAACTCATCAACCCCAATGATGTAGAAAGCATCTCAATTCTAAAAGATGCTTCTGCTGCATCTATATATGGTGCCAAAGCAGCATTTGGGGTAATTCTTATTACCACTAAAAAGGGCTCAAAAAAAGAAGGAGCTGATCTTACTTATTCGAATAACTTCTCTTGGCAAATGCCCTTTAAAAAATTGGAGCTGGCTGGGATAGATGGTTTGCAATACACACTGGATGCTCATAATAATATGGGTAGCTCCGGTCCTGCAGGTGGCTTCTGGCGTATCGATAGTGCCAGTCTTGAAAAAGCAAAAGAATGGCAACGTTTATACGGCAAAACAGTAAAACCAACCGATCCTGTGGTGTATGGTCGTGACTGGTATTGGGATGGTATTCAAAAATTCGGTTACCGAATTTATGATCCCATCAGCGTAATGATTAAGGATTATACTTTCACTCAGAATCACAACCTATCTTTAAACGGTAGATCTAACAAAACACTTTACAATATAGGCTTTGGTTATCTGAACCAAACCGGTATGATGAAGCCGGCTAAGCATGATGATTTCAACAGATTTACTGCCAACTTTAAAGTATCTAATCAGGTTAACGACTTCATTTCGGTGAGAGCCGGAGGCTTATACTCCGATCGTCTCAAACGATATCCCAACTCTACCAATTCTTCCGGCTTTGCTGCTGACCCGTGGTTGTATTTATATCGCTGGAGTCTGTTGTTCCCAACCGGTGTGAAGGAGCTGGGAGAAGAAATCCGCGACCCTTACTGGGATACAAAAAACACCAATACTGTTTATGACCAAAGAAGATATTTGAACCTCACTTTCGGAACTACTATCGATCTTACCAAAAACTGGCAAATCATTGCTGATTACACGTATGATTTCCGCAATGAAACATTGAACTCTTCTTTGCCTGAAATTACCCTGAGAGAACATTGGTATTCTGCCATTCCCTGGGTAGATGAAAATGGAGATCGTGTATATGTGGACAGTGCAGGAAATATTGTAGACGTAGGCGGTATGCCGGGATGGCGTTTTCCATTGTCTAACTATGTAACTAAAGAAAACAGTTATGTATACCAATCTTCTTGGAATGCATTCAGACACACTGTAAACGCCTATTCTACTTATAACTGGCGCCCAGGATTAAAGAACGCATTTAAGTTTACCCTTGGGACAAATATTGTAGCGAATAGATGGAAAAGTCATTCGTCCAAAAAAACACAATTGTTTAATAAAGACAATCCACAGTTCAACTTTGCTGACGGTATAGAAACCGTAACCGGAGGAGAGAATTGGGATTCACAGTTAGGTTATTTTGGTCGTATTAACTACGCTTATGCCGATAAGTACCTGTTCGAGGGTAATCTGCGGTATGATGCTACTTCTATTTTCCCTGCACATATGCGCTGGAAATGGTATCCTTCTTTCTCTGCCGGTTGGGTACTCACCGAAGAGCAGTTTATGGAAGGTGTTCGTCCGGTGCTGAGCTATGCTAAGCTGCGGGGTTCTTGGGGTACTATTGGAGATCAGTCTGTAGCTAACAGTCTGTACATCTCTACCATGAACTACTCTAAGAACAGCTGGTTGAATAGTAACGGTGAGCAGTCGCTACAATTGGGTACTCCTGCTCCTGTTTCAGCTAACCTAACTTGGCAAGATATCGAAACACTGGATTTGGGTACCGATTTACGTTTCTTTAAAAACAAATTCGGTATTGTGTTTGACTGGTATCAGCGTAAAACCAAAAACATGATCATCCCTGGGTTAGCACTGCCTGCCACATTCGGCGCTTCTGCTCCTCAAGGTAACTACGGAAACTTAAGAACAAGAGGATGGGAAGTGGCTGTTGACTTTAATCATAGATTCGAAAGCGGTCTGGGCATTAACGTAATGGCTAATCTCTCCGATGCGGTTACCTATGTTACAAAAGGTCCTGATTGGAATATTCCCTGGGAGGACAGGAATGTGGATGGAACTTTTACTACCGGAAAACGCTATGGAGATGTGTATGGTTATGTAACAGACCGACTTTTCCAGAAAGACGATTTTGTGTATGACGCAAACGGCAACTTTGTATACGAATACATCATCTTCCAAGGAACTACCAAACGAGTACATAAACTGGCCGGCAATAACCCGGTATATCAAACAATTTTTGAAGATGGTGCAGTTCGTATGATTAGCCCCGGTGATGTAAAGTTTGTAGATATAGATGGAGATGGTTATATCACTCCGGGTAGAGGTACATTCGGTGATCCGGGCGACCGCGTAGTGATCGGTAACGTACTGCCTCGTTATGAATACGGATTCCGTATCGGACTCGACTACAAATCATTTGATTTCTCCGTAATGGGACAAGGTGTAGGAAAACGAGCCATATGGGGTTCGGGTCAGTTGGCTATTCCTGGCTATTATGCTAAGGAAGGTGCTATGCCACAGGCGATCGCTGGTAATTATTGGAGACCTGATCGTACTGATGCTTTCTATCCTAGAGCATGGGACTTAGGTGGAGCCAACTCAGGATTTACTATGGTGCCGCAAACGCGCTATATGCTGAATATGGCTTATTTCCGCATCAAAAATATTACCCTAGGATACAATGTGGCGCCCAACATTCTGCAAAGAATAAAGATGAAGAAAGCCAGACTGTATGTGTCGTTTGAAAACTTCATCACATTTGATAAGCTGCGTGGTTTGCCGATCGATCCTGAGGCTATTTCAGGAGAGTCCATGTTGCTGACCAACGGTAACTATAACCTGGGACGTACTGGTACCAACAACCCAACATTTAAAATTGCGTCCTTCGGAATGAACATCACATTGTAG
- the srlR_2 gene encoding Glucitol operon repressor translates to MLKKERHAYILHQLNLHNKVLSVDLCNEMAVSEDTIRRDLQELSDAGQLIRVHGGALSMAFNEVRFDSANVYSQAHKKLIANKALGLIKSGMFILTTGGTTILEMIRSLPHHLKITVMTGSIPVVNACMAHPNVEVVVIGDKLLKDSKITVGVNAIEKINHVNADICFLGTNAIDVQHGYTDNDWDVVQVKKAMVNSAAQVVCMTISEKLGTYQPISVCSLDKIDYLITELETTDEILKPFIDAGVRVI, encoded by the coding sequence ATGCTTAAAAAGGAAAGACACGCATACATACTACACCAACTCAATCTGCATAACAAAGTTCTGAGTGTAGACCTGTGTAATGAGATGGCGGTATCGGAAGATACGATTCGTAGAGACCTTCAAGAACTTTCAGACGCAGGACAACTTATTCGGGTGCACGGTGGCGCATTGTCAATGGCTTTTAACGAAGTGCGGTTTGACTCGGCAAATGTGTATTCACAGGCACATAAAAAGCTAATCGCGAATAAGGCATTGGGACTGATAAAGAGCGGAATGTTTATCCTCACAACTGGAGGTACTACCATATTGGAGATGATTCGGTCTTTGCCACATCATTTGAAAATTACGGTGATGACCGGTAGCATACCGGTGGTAAATGCATGCATGGCTCATCCCAATGTAGAAGTAGTGGTAATAGGCGATAAACTGCTGAAGGATTCCAAAATAACTGTAGGGGTAAATGCTATAGAGAAAATTAACCATGTAAATGCCGATATATGCTTCCTAGGTACGAATGCCATAGATGTACAACATGGATATACCGATAACGACTGGGATGTAGTTCAGGTGAAAAAAGCAATGGTCAATTCTGCTGCACAAGTAGTATGCATGACTATTTCGGAAAAGCTGGGAACTTATCAGCCCATCAGCGTGTGCAGCCTTGATAAAATAGACTATCTGATTACGGAACTCGAGACTACAGACGAGATCTTGAAGCCTTTTATAGACGCAGGCGTGAGAGTGATATAA
- the carA gene encoding Carbamoyl-phosphate synthase small chain, whose amino-acid sequence MSDTQARAILLLQDGTIAEGFAFGAIGTTSGEICFNTGMTGYQEVFTDPSYYGQIVIMNAVHVGNYGVVPEDVESDSVKVLGVIAKNLNENYSRSKATESLDAYLKKNNIVSIHGVDTRALVAHIRTKGAMNCIISSEIFDIEELKRRLAETPDMSGQELASKVSTKKPYELGDPNADIKIAVLDYGTKQNILKCMTERGAFVKVFPAKTPLAKIKSFNPDGYFISNGPGDPAAMDYAIDTVKEIMNENKPMFGICLGHQLLALANGIKTFKMHHGHRGLNHPVKNIITGRSEITTQNHGFGVDPESVKASDKVEITHVNLNDHSIEGIRVKGKPAFSVQYHPESTPGPHDSRYLFDDFIAMIKEHRQ is encoded by the coding sequence ATGTCTGATACACAAGCCCGCGCTATTTTATTATTGCAAGATGGTACTATCGCCGAAGGTTTTGCTTTCGGAGCTATTGGCACTACTAGTGGTGAAATCTGTTTTAATACCGGAATGACCGGTTATCAAGAAGTTTTCACCGATCCCAGTTATTATGGTCAAATCGTTATCATGAATGCCGTACACGTGGGTAACTATGGGGTGGTGCCCGAAGATGTGGAGAGTGATAGCGTGAAAGTACTAGGAGTTATTGCCAAAAACCTCAATGAAAACTACTCCAGAAGTAAAGCCACGGAATCGCTGGATGCCTATTTAAAGAAGAATAATATTGTATCCATCCATGGTGTGGATACCAGAGCGCTGGTGGCCCACATTCGTACCAAGGGCGCAATGAACTGCATCATTTCTTCTGAGATTTTTGATATTGAAGAATTGAAGCGTCGCTTGGCCGAAACACCCGATATGAGCGGGCAGGAATTGGCTTCAAAAGTTTCTACAAAAAAGCCGTATGAGCTGGGCGATCCCAATGCTGATATAAAAATTGCCGTGTTGGATTATGGTACTAAGCAGAATATTTTAAAATGCATGACCGAGCGCGGCGCTTTTGTAAAAGTATTTCCCGCAAAAACTCCTTTAGCGAAAATTAAAAGCTTTAATCCCGACGGTTACTTTATTTCTAATGGTCCTGGCGATCCTGCCGCTATGGATTATGCCATTGATACCGTGAAGGAAATTATGAACGAGAACAAACCGATGTTTGGTATATGCCTAGGACATCAGTTGCTCGCTTTGGCTAATGGTATCAAGACCTTTAAAATGCATCACGGTCACAGAGGGTTAAACCACCCGGTAAAAAATATCATTACCGGTAGATCTGAAATTACTACTCAAAACCATGGATTTGGCGTAGATCCCGAGTCTGTCAAGGCTTCCGACAAAGTGGAGATAACACATGTGAACCTCAACGACCATTCTATTGAAGGTATAAGGGTGAAAGGGAAACCGGCTTTTTCGGTACAGTATCACCCCGAAAGTACTCCAGGGCCACATGATTCGCGATACCTCTTCGATGATTTTATCGCTATGATAAAAGAGCACAGACAATAA